Part of the Mercenaria mercenaria strain notata chromosome 8, MADL_Memer_1, whole genome shotgun sequence genome is shown below.
TAAGTAGAAAACTAGACTTGCCACAAAAAAaaggatttcataaaaaaaaatcaaaggcctgaagggcctgattcggctaatgattgatgtactgacagtatagtctaccagtttcagtttgtttttagttttttccctaactaaagagagattttgttacaataaatgaaatgaacattcggtcgatgcctagtaaaactttgattgacattatacaagtatttaaacctaatatatttctctaagattgaagagtggttcgcagaaataaaaatgttgaaagtacaaactacaatttgacagctgacactaagatactgcccatgactatatatatttttccagtaaacatttgcctccggcattgccaaaagaggcaattaccggctggtatatattcgcacatgataaaatttgaatatgacaatttatatattaaaattttacagcgcggattgccacatacaatttgtaacggatgtacgaaagaactgatattttacagatattataatgggcctggcgatagccttctctcatatgttaggtattgttcaatcatattataagtgatgtcaatttaaagtatacttacttttgcgctTAGAGATACACGTATGTAAATGTTGCTatgtgtcaatatatagtgtaaccgatattaataaatgcagttcttttttagttaaaactatcatttattctatttcagacctgttaaccccttaaaaatcatgtctgtaagcccgaagtccatgcactttcaattatccattttgattcatgtagacagacaggcccagactgggcagaaaaatgtttgagacttttttacgtggtcggtaccagcagggtgggtgtggggaggggtgtttctttccgctttaaattgcagtcagattttgaaatgggcattgcggcaggtggtaaaagggcaaatgtatcaaactgtaaagtggcaatatgggggaagggtgtgggaggataccccctcctgcaagtagggtttggggtattaccacaagaaagttttgaatacgtagacccttgatacagcctttggtgcgattttaactgaaaatcttatgtttcaatttctaaatattacctaggtTCTTTCTAGTAtaacaatatccaaagtatgactgtcacttcatctttttactttcagatcatgccttataactagaatatgagtctgatatagattatatgtaggtgttataaaaataaattctagaatcatttctgttacaataatatctatcatgtatgttacttgaatgttaaaatttcataacacagctcgatatttacccaaaatattatatccggatacgattacacttttctcaaattgtgatgatacgaagacatttagcagcaattggcagtatccgacattgaagtttacggttaaattacctcttatttaaatcttttcataaaaaagttgtttcgtttcgtcaaagcagccagacatagacgatctactttcgatttcaaaaactacaagaaaatacaatttaatgtttcgccgatttgtttatttctcgaaaaataagaaataaaatcatttttaatatcagtagtaactaaacaaaccagtaagaggttcttcttccgataatttatccgtttactgactgcaaaattcaacccacgcaaagtcgtagaagcgttgttataaataggtcacgcgtgttcgccgacaagtgtccagaatgtagttaggattcatccgcgaagtctcgcggaagaattaacgtactgcacatatcttattcgggtcatttaaaatgaagctgtcataatttaatttcatcgctgtggtaaactctttgataagagacattccaatgctttcagaggtacccactcaataaaatactagcagtatgttctggaactatattttgtctttcgctggatgttacgcaagcttggtaagcctgcgcaattcataaaatgcacagcgcaataaatttgttatttgcgcaaagattttaaagattattttttgaaacggacagggtaacaaattgataatttggctaataagttttatgcagtttttatttgaatttgtgaacatcatatttgctattttgtgacaaaagggcataaaattcgtcaccataatcatatgcgcaaatgtattaccaaatcccgcagaatcgttatgcgtgtttatgcttaatgagttaccgcggaagaaaatacgtggctttattcgagtattgctcaattacaagtcataaatatgacagattacatcgtatattggtcatagcaagtaggattgacataaatgaacttcattcgatcaatgaactctttgaaattagggacaatctaatggaactacatcacttcgctgtgttgtgaggccatttaagaatgagaaatcgggggatagcaaggactcgtcaaacgcttgacagcgtttagccgactcaaaaacgaATTAAATTGTTATATCAAATCTTTTTTATGCTTAGACTCCTTAACTACCTGGGGCATCGTTTGTACAGCAGTGCAGCAgaaaaaatttgtgaaaatgagTGACCGGTATAGTTCATTTTGCTGACATATGTACTGGACGCTGACCACGTTATACAGTGTCTAGTTATATAAAGTGGCATTAAGTAGGGAATTCCACCTGTCGTACCAAATGGTGACCGTTCTAAACAGGGTCAGGCATACTGATGATCGCTAATGAAGGTTAGACTATACTAAATATGAAGCGTCTCTTCCGTATTTCCGTTTTTAAGATCCGAACATACCTTGAGGTAATTTAATGATTTCTCTCTCCGCTAAGCTATTACATATTTCGTTTGTTCATAAGAAACGTTCAAAGAAACGGAAGTagtaaaccttttttttcaatttagccTTATACATGACTCAGTTGCAGTTTAATTTTggattaaaattaatgaaatcaaGGAAACGTATTTAAGACAATAACGAGAAAGTTGCGTGGCACTTCTCTTGATTAATTGGcaattttaagaatttaatgTTTACTTCTAATAAAACCTTCTGAAACATATAGCATTTGGCATTTAGAATTAACTATAGGGCATATAGCAAATAGTATTTGGTATATAACATGTATCAAGTGTTTGACAAtttgcatttagcattaaatatttattttgatgatttggCAATTACATGTACCATGATGCACGGGCTTTCCGTAGCATACAACAATTGGCAGATAATATTTAGTGTTTGACATTTCACATTTCATACATGGCCACGTTTCGGCCTTTCATAGAAATATAATTTGCTTTGAAAATCACAgctattttgtagaaaaaagtCCTGGAAACAAGATATTTCGTGATTTATTTTAagtgttataaattattttagatttctgcaatatgttttatttgtcCTAGAACACCATCTTCACGTGTACTTGGCGCTAACTCCTTACATGTGTGTTCCCAGAGAaggtttgaaattatttctgtttttcttttttttttattagagaAAAATAGCCGTCTCTCAGCGAAGTTTTAGTAATTCCTCGCTCATGTTATGACATACACGTTAAAATATGGAGAAATCAAGAGTCTGGTTTAAATAATGATCAATTACAAAATGTTTCCCTTCTAAACCCATAAATAGATAAACAGAGGATATTTCTTTCTGTCAatgtaagactgaaatatctttcataaGTGAACACCAGATCGAGTTGAAATATAAGATGTGGTGTTCATGAGTAAAACATtgtttgatcttacatgtaaaaaaaaactcgacttttctctttatttgatattttgactaaatttactcTTTTCACAATTTCTTACCAGTGTAAATATATtcgatatttttcactgtgaaaatatcagatatatttcacccaaaaatttcaataaacatgaaataaagaaatttataacACCAATGTAAAGATATCGTGCTAATTACATAGTACAGTTAATTCTCTGATTTTAAAGTTACAGAAAATTATCAGACGATTCTTGTAATCCAACAAGAGCATGGAGCcattgaaatatcaataaaattatcATGTTCTGCACACTGTATTTATTGCGTAAGAAACACTATAAAGCTAAAATACTTCAATTTATTGTAATATTGCGTCACAAAACTAATAGATCTCTGAAATTAGAATTTATTGCACTACTGagtaatagaaataatagaaCAAACACTCAGGAATCTAGAAACTTAacaatttaattgtaacaaatgttttagacatgaacaattttagatctggGAAAATGTAAGTGTTGCACAACATGTTAACCATATCAAGttttacaagagcatttttgcaTGCAACATGcctgtttttagaaaaaaagttactGGTGAAAATATGATGTATGATGGTTGTTTCTTTTTGTCCAATCCGACCATGCACcataaataagaaatatgtacACATGCGACTATGAGCTGTATTATTTATCTAATCGAGTTTTGGAGTCTATTTAATTTAAAAGAGTTTCATCAGCTTCATAGTATAGTTAGAAAATTACTCCAcgcagaaaaaaagttaaatctgTTTTGAGAATAAAAACACCAAACGAAGAATAGGTCATTGCTCACAATAATTACATAAATACAAACATTCATCAACAACAACTGTACTTACGATCATTTTATCCTCTTACGTCTTCACATACCTTGTTTCCGTTATTTCTTGGCACGCAAGTAGATGATTTGTTCTTAGATCTCTCGGGAAGGCCGTTTATTGTGCTTACTCCAATAGCTGATTGAGAATCATATCAGACGACGTGTGTAAGCTCTCCTGCTGCCATGGTATATATCTGCATGAAATAATTATAGGTCTcagcaaaattgaaaatatataacgACTGTCTTACAGTATTTGCTAAATGACTTCCGCGTTACTGTCTACCAAGCTTGCATTTGATCAATGGTACAGTTTTTGATAATGAAAGTGAAACGTGATACGCCACAAATAGAACATTGTAATATCCACGGTTCATTAGAGATTTTTGTCAGGATATGCATTAAAGGATATATACTTTCCATGTAACTTCAACAATACTTATATCTATTTGGCTCTATGCCCCTTGAAAATGTCGTCTTGGGCaattgcaaatttatttttatctcgACAATACTTATTTTCCAGAACATACAATAAAGGATATACACATTGTAAATTTGTATCTATGTGGCTCGATGCCCCTAGAAATTGTCTTGGGGCAATTATAAACTTATTTTTGTCTCGACAATACTTATTTTCCATCTTCTCAATTTCAAGTTTGTCAGGTCATTTCATTacagaaaatgtgaaagtaagaaATGTATGGTTGATAATAGAAATACTGAAGCACTGAGGGTACAAAGGGTATCAGCGACAGTTGAAAGATACAGAACAGAAAAAATGTCACTTGAACTAAACTCTCTGGCTGtattaaaagaaaatgcttgtggAATGGTATCCATATTGAGAATCGGGGATGCAGGGACTAACATAATGACATAAAGGTGTTTAGTCACAGTACAAAGACAAAAGAATAGATCATTGCCATAAAATGCTCATATTCAAAACAGAGCCGTCAAGAGTACTATTGTGCTGAAGAGGACAACTGGAGAGCAGCGGTCAAAATAGTACCATAAAGCATGACGAAGACAGCTGAATAACAAAGGAAAtacgaaaaaataaatatatataaaggcaTCTAGGCAACTACAGAAGAACAGATACAGCagacaaaaatatgaaagaagCTTTTGGCAACTGCAAAAAGACATAGATACTAAGATGAAAATGACGAAAGTGCATCTTAGCGGCAACAGAAAACAAATGGAGAAGAACAATGACAATGACGTTTATCTACAACAATAGAAGGTCAAATTGAACACGACACTGAAAACGATGCGCGTCAGCCTCAGTAGAAAGTCAAATTTAGCAGATCAGGGAAATCGATGCAGTTTTCTGCGAtatcataatatcaaaatatcaaaatgagtGAGGCTACGAAAATGATGCGGTTCAGAGAAAGCCGGAAGATAGAAGGAACAGAACCATGAAAATGATGCTTATCGGCAGCAGCCGAAAGTGATAGGAAGCAGAAAAATGACAACAACATTCATCCACAACAAAAGAAAGTTAAATAGAAGAGAAAAATGAAAACGATGCGCGTCGGTAGCAGCCGAAAGTCAAATGGACATGAACAATAAATACGGTGCATATCAGCAGCAGCAGAAGGCTTAGTGGAACATCCCTTTGTTGTACAGTCAAAGCCAGAGATATTCTTTTAGAATATAGGTATCTCTCAAACTAAAGAGATATCGCTATAAAACTCACCAGTAGTCGTTGAGAAAATAGTAAGACATCTTGCCATACATCCGGGTCTTCAGTAATATCGTGTCTTTAGGCAATGTGTACAATTGTTAATTGCAGCTTCTGTAAGTAAAGTCGTCATAAATTCGTTGATAACAGCGTACGGGCATTTCCAATTTCTTTAAATCAGCCAGGATGCTTGTACTTTAATTTAAATCAAAGTTCTAGGCATCATCAGCTGAAGACTTGTTTTGTGATTGATCGTTTTATCACATGACGTTTAACACACAGTTCGTTTTAGGAAATAACTGTGGGTCTGTGATTTTTAAGAACCCAGGTATGCATGTTTTACCATTGTAATCCGCTGTCACTTGATGACAATTAGCGAAAGAAGCAACTTCTCAAATTAATTCTCGATTTAAGAAGACATGCAAGTAACGTCAGGAAGGATCACTACTTCTATTTCTCTGTATTTTGTCAGTgaaatataatccatatcacGTTCACTGAGAATGATATagagttttttttatcaaatactagtagcatataataaaaagtctttaaaatgGACTATATTTCACCGCAAAATGAGTCAATCAACGTGTGTgtgaaaatacagtcaaacttgctcgaGAGATCATGTCTGTTAAAAGACCACTTGCATTTAGAGACCATTTTTTAGCTACTTTCTGTGCTATTGTAAAATAGAATATGTTGTTTTAAGCGACAAGTTGTGTTAAGAGAAGAATTTTTGTCCTCCCCTTAGGTGGTTCCTTAATACAAGTTGTACTGTCACTTCCTCAAGACATATTCCATATTGACGAAAAACAACAAATCTCTATACAATATGACGATATATGCTTTTAGCATGTTTTCTCTTGTATAACTGAACTATCTAGCTACACCACTTTCGCTCGTGCATGTGAGGAATATTTGGTCTTCCGCCACTATCAAAAGTGAAAACTGGAAACTCCCCAGTACCAACAACCATATAAAGTGAACATGATAGAATTGTATGTTAAATCTATGGTCTGTCGGAGGCAAGTAAGTATGCAATTTTGTGTCTTAACCTTTGACGAAcctcccctccccccacccccaccccccaaaacatgggtcatctactgaGGACAGGAAACCGAAGTTTGGACGGTGTTCTTTGGTTATTAAGACGAGACCGTTTCAGTCTGGAGGtcatcatgacctttgacctactgatattTACTAATACAAAACACGATAGATTTTGTCTACTTACTGCATGCAATCATCCTGAAGTTTAACAATTGTATGCCAAAATAGTATTGTGTTATTGaggcggaaaccgttttcagtatCGAGATGACCATGATAGGTGTCGTCTACTGACCACAGGGAATGATCATACAAAGTTTGACCTTTGTGAGAAAATACATTCTCTTGTTATCAGAAAACAAATGGTCCACcaacggacggacgtacagacCGACGGCAGACAAAGAGCACAACAAGATAACTATTTTCGTCAAAGTGGGGTGTGGAGGGTGGTGGTGGGTGTccaaataaagataaaacatgtttgtaattGTAATTATTGATTTCATGATTCTTGAATATGAAAGAATTcgaacatttttaaaagaaattgattaactGATTTTGAACAAATGTGAAACATAAGTAACCCACTGCCATTTTGATTTATTGCtaatatgtatttttcaaaaatatcgacagaaaataaacactttttctctctaaaatgttttcatttctgtAAACTTTAAACTTTTATCTGTGTATACAGTTCAGGTTTTACATGTACAAGATTCGGTTAACAAATGAAGTCAAAATAACAGTTGGTCCAACAGTTgacatttacaatgaaaatagaTTTATGACTATGCTTAAAAATGGTTTtcgttttactttgatttttacAAGTTAATTTCTGTTCTGTAGAATGAAATATGTGTACAATCATactattttttgttaaatatacatgttacGGAATAGGTACGTTAAACATAAACTGCAGGTCTCCGAACCATGGCGTAAAACtggaaacagaaaaatattacaatatgaTTTTATTCTTGATTTTTGATAacacaacataattatttaaagcGTAAAGCAAGTATTATATATGCAACAGACTGCACAGCAGCGGTGTGACTGTCTCCTCCGCTATTGATTTGGTATTACAGCTGTAACACAATGCAACACATTTAACAGCCGAAAAAGACATGCCTCTCTTTCTGCTCAAAAAGCGTCATATgagatattttcaatatttgcatgaCGTTTCCGTGAGTTTAAATATGATTATTTGTTTATGCATGTCCGCAATGATAAGTGAATTCtgatataacaaaataatataaaatattgtcagTTATGCACATACACAAATATAGTAATCAGTATAGATAGTCGCATAATTCTGTGAAAGAGTTTTAAAAATCAACCTTAAAATGatggtattttcattttcaaaatttataactttagaTCAAAAGCTAGACTCTATGAAATTTAAGTATGAGTCATAGTGAATGATATCTCTTTAATATTCATTATAGCATTATCTATGCCCTCTCCATgtatgcgttttttttttctttgttcttcTTCATCTTAAGACACTCCGATCATTATGGATCTTGAAAGAATCGTCACATTTCAAAAAACACAAGCTGTCGTTCATTCAAATGCTCCTGAATACACTTAGTTATTATCTATACACATGTGAACCAAAGGTGCAACATAACTCACTCCCAGTTATGTGCTGAATTGTCACGGAAACAAGGAACGACTTGCAAAAGAATCgagattttagatttttttgtagcGATCATTTAGCCACTACCTTCGCTTTAAGAAATACCCCATGCACATGTAggaatataaagatatatatattattgagAAAAACGCTGTCTCTTGAACATCAGCGAAAGTTTCCCATTTTAACGTAACAATACACACATTCATATTCATTACTTAACATCTAGGAGCATATATATCCAAATCACATCAGAATTCTGGCCATCACAAGTGTTTGTATAAGAGTAATTGTAGACAACATTGACAAATTACACCCATTCTCAGGTGGCTTAGTGCTCCCTTTTGGCTCTGaaagacagaaagaaaaaaatcacggTAAGTATTCATTCGCTGATTTCACAGAAATAGAGTTTCGAATACAATCAACCTACGGTTAATAAATGACACCAAGTAAATCCTATGATATACACATACGAAAATACATGAATCCTATGCCATTCAAGCAGCCAAATACAAAAGCAGTAACAACAAATGTGGACTTAAACTGAAGAACGCGTCGTTGTCCTTAGTGAATAACATGCCGGAGTTAACCAAACGGTCTTTTCAGTAATGAAAGACGTTATTAAggaaattttaagatatttgactcGACACTATATATAGGGAAGAAACACAATCAATGTAGGCAAAGTTTTGTCAATAATTACCttataatttaaatgaaatgtacaATTAATGTCGTCTATATAAAAGAAGATGTCCAGAGGTTTGTTATTTACAAGACCAATATCAAACCGATATGAATACAAATGTAAGTCAAACGACTGTCTCATAAATACTATAATTGTTCAGCGAAACATATGTAGGAGAATTATATTTCTATAGGTAGATATGTTATATCAGACGAAAAAGAACAACTATGAATTAAAAATCACTGAAATAACGGGTAAAATAAACAATCATTCCTGCTGACCTTGATCCTGGCCCTATTACACTTATTACCTGAATGTAAGTACGTTTATCTTTGTCAAATGCATATTGCCAGGCCATTTGTTCATTGCAGAAGCAACAGAACTACATGTAGACTGTAAGGATATCCagattataaacaaacaaaaccaagGAAACAAGTGCTGTCAATACCTTCATCTGGTTCCGCTCCTGGTTCTACTGCTGGTTCATCTTCTGCTTCTCCGTTTGTTTCTCCTTCTGAGCCTCCTTCCTCTTCCGGTTTTGGACTGGTTGCTGGTTCTGCATCTGCAGCTGATACTTTACTTATTGTAAGAAGTAAAACCAGTCCCATGGACAATATCGCCACCATATAAAATCGCATCTGTAAAAACAAGAGGAATTCTGCTAAATGTCAAAGACGCCGAACAAACTGATAAAGAATTAAAGAATTGCTctctttaaaatatgataaactttatttcaag
Proteins encoded:
- the LOC128559158 gene encoding procyclic form-specific polypeptide A-beta-like isoform X2 encodes the protein MRFYMVAILSMGLVLLLTISKVSAADAEPATSPKPEEEGGSEGETNGEAEDEPAVEPGAEPDEEPKGSTKPPENGCNLSMLSTITLIQTLVMARILM
- the LOC128559158 gene encoding procyclic form-specific polypeptide A-beta-like isoform X1 gives rise to the protein MIMRFYMVAILSMGLVLLLTISKVSAADAEPATSPKPEEEGGSEGETNGEAEDEPAVEPGAEPDEEPKGSTKPPENGCNLSMLSTITLIQTLVMARILM